In Candidatus Eisenbacteria bacterium, a genomic segment contains:
- a CDS encoding metallophosphoesterase has protein sequence MIGDVHACASELERLLEVLAPGDGDRVIFVGDLVDRGPDIRRAFELVRSVRGELVLGNHEDKLLRWRDGRPGEHGTTVRLAPHHKLTVEALRPEDWVTMESARPFVELPEHDTLVVHGGLRPGVPPSEQDPYDLCRLQCVGPTGRRRKMGTEGAWFWAERCDYPGRVVYGHTVFREPHRVGRTLGIDTGCCFGGCLTAVELPGERLHQVKAERNYAWEMLQEFYPMRAEAVRRRFGLDQAGERREPAESRSGGAGGEETTHHDEGDRE, from the coding sequence GTGATCGGGGACGTGCACGCCTGCGCGTCGGAATTGGAGCGCCTGCTGGAGGTTCTGGCCCCCGGGGACGGCGACCGGGTGATCTTCGTGGGTGACCTGGTGGACCGCGGTCCCGACATCCGGCGGGCTTTCGAGCTGGTGCGCTCGGTCCGGGGTGAGTTGGTACTGGGCAATCACGAGGACAAGCTGCTGCGCTGGCGGGACGGCCGGCCGGGGGAGCACGGGACCACCGTCCGGCTGGCGCCGCATCACAAGTTGACCGTGGAGGCGCTGCGCCCCGAAGACTGGGTCACCATGGAGTCGGCGCGCCCTTTCGTGGAGCTTCCGGAGCACGACACCCTGGTGGTGCACGGGGGCCTGCGGCCGGGGGTTCCGCCGTCGGAGCAGGATCCCTACGACCTGTGCCGGCTGCAGTGCGTGGGACCCACGGGGCGGAGGCGGAAGATGGGTACGGAGGGCGCGTGGTTCTGGGCGGAGCGTTGTGACTATCCCGGCCGGGTGGTGTATGGTCACACGGTGTTTCGCGAGCCGCACCGCGTGGGGCGCACGCTGGGAATCGACACCGGCTGCTGCTTCGGCGGCTGTCTCACCGCGGTGGAGCTTCCCGGGGAGCGGCTGCACCAGGTGAAGGCGGAGCGCAACTATGCGTGGGAGATGCTGCAGGAGTTCTACCCGATGCGCGCCGAGGCGGTGCGCCGCAGGTTCGGCCTGGACCAGGCGGGCGAGCGGCGGGAGCCGGCGGAGTCGCGGTCGGGAGGGGCCGGCGGAGAGGAAACGACGCACCACGACGAGGGGGACCGGGAATGA
- a CDS encoding SDR family oxidoreductase yields MWRGRHYVVCGAGHGMGFATARSLVEAGAHVLVHARRAESVEAAVDRLRGWAAPEQRIAGVATDLSTPQGADLVGAAAREAFGALHGWVANTGGPPPGRAMEITDPQWQQAFDGTFLSVVRMLRAAAPLLQPGSAFVSIQSRSVREPIESLSTSNALRAAATAFLRDAAREMGGRGVRVLTVLPGIVRTERLTELSDHRAKEMGVDPEEIFRAWAEESPLKRIGAPEELARVILVALSDVAGYMTGTTILADGGAVRVG; encoded by the coding sequence TTGTGGCGCGGTCGACACTACGTGGTGTGCGGCGCGGGACACGGCATGGGCTTCGCCACCGCCCGCTCGCTGGTGGAGGCGGGCGCGCACGTCCTGGTGCACGCGCGGCGCGCTGAGTCCGTGGAGGCCGCCGTGGACCGTCTGCGCGGCTGGGCCGCCCCGGAGCAGCGTATCGCCGGCGTGGCCACCGATCTCTCCACACCGCAGGGCGCCGACCTGGTGGGCGCGGCGGCGCGCGAGGCATTCGGCGCACTTCACGGCTGGGTGGCCAACACCGGTGGTCCGCCCCCGGGGCGCGCCATGGAGATCACCGACCCGCAGTGGCAGCAGGCCTTCGACGGCACGTTCCTCTCCGTGGTGCGCATGCTGCGCGCCGCCGCGCCGCTGCTGCAGCCGGGCTCGGCGTTCGTGTCCATCCAGAGCCGCAGCGTGCGCGAGCCCATCGAGTCGCTCAGCACCTCCAACGCGCTGCGCGCCGCCGCCACCGCGTTTCTGCGCGATGCCGCGCGCGAGATGGGCGGCCGCGGCGTGCGCGTGCTCACGGTGCTGCCCGGGATCGTGAGGACCGAGCGGCTCACCGAGCTCTCCGACCACCGCGCGAAGGAGATGGGCGTGGACCCGGAGGAGATCTTCCGGGCCTGGGCCGAGGAATCCCCGCTCAAGCGCATCGGTGCGCCCGAGGAGCTGGCGCGGGTGATCCTGGTCGCGCTCTCCGACGTGGCGGGATACATGACCGGCACCACCATCCTGGCGGATGGCGGTGCGGTCAGGGTGGGGTAG
- a CDS encoding arsenate reductase ArsC: MSKLRVLFICVGNAARSQMAESWLRLWADDRFEALSAGTHPTQLHPLTVKVMREVGADMSRAKTKSVREVSGPFDFVITTCAEAEADCPTIKGTRHTYHWNIPDPVGRASILPSQPEKLEVFRRARDLIGGRVDEFLTRVPDDDPSREREIL, from the coding sequence ATGAGCAAGCTCCGGGTTCTCTTCATCTGCGTCGGGAACGCCGCCCGCAGCCAGATGGCCGAGTCCTGGCTGCGCCTGTGGGCGGACGACCGGTTCGAGGCGCTGAGCGCGGGCACGCATCCCACCCAGTTGCACCCGCTCACCGTCAAGGTGATGCGCGAGGTGGGTGCGGACATGTCGCGCGCGAAGACGAAGTCGGTGCGCGAGGTCAGCGGCCCCTTCGACTTCGTCATCACCACCTGCGCGGAGGCCGAGGCGGACTGCCCCACCATCAAGGGCACGCGACACACCTACCACTGGAACATACCGGACCCGGTGGGGCGCGCGAGCATCCTGCCGTCGCAACCGGAGAAGCTCGAGGTGTTCCGCCGCGCCCGCGACCTGATCGGCGGACGCGTGGACGAGTTCCTGACGCGGGTGCCGGACGACGACCCCAGCCGGGAGAGGGAGATCCTGTGA
- the ftsH gene encoding ATP-dependent zinc metalloprotease FtsH has product MRQMQGGGKGGAFSFGKSRARMMDENNNTVTFADVAGCDEAKEEVSELVDFLRDPSKFQKLGGRIPRGVLMVGSPGTGKTLLARAIAGEAKVPFFSISGSDFVEMFVGVGAARVRDMFENAKKSAPCIIFIDEIDAVGRQRGAGLGGGNDEREQTLNALLVEMDGFEGSVGVIVIAATNRPDVLDPALLRPGRFDRQIVVDWPDVRGREGILKVHARNIPLENDVKLEVVAKGTPGMSGADLANLVNEAALLAARRNKKKVSMRDFEDAKDKVMLGTERKSLVMTEKEKLATAYHEAGHALVTWLLPGSTPVHKVTVIPRGRALGVTSYLPNEERHNESREQLITYITSAMGGRAAEKIVYDQLNTGAAQDIERATSLARKMVCEWGMSEKLGSLTFGKKDEMVFLGREIATHKDYSDRTAELIDEEVRGIVDGCYQRALELLKANQDKLHLLAKSLVEREILDGEEMDRLLKGETLGPPKGDGDKPGVTEAGAPEGAEADAEKPGANPLTGKGPKQLDAFA; this is encoded by the coding sequence TCATGCGCCAGATGCAAGGCGGCGGCAAGGGCGGCGCCTTCTCCTTCGGCAAGAGCCGGGCGCGCATGATGGACGAGAACAACAATACCGTGACCTTCGCCGACGTGGCGGGTTGCGACGAGGCCAAGGAGGAAGTGTCCGAACTGGTGGATTTCCTGCGCGATCCTTCCAAGTTCCAGAAGCTGGGCGGACGCATCCCCCGGGGCGTGCTCATGGTGGGTTCTCCCGGCACGGGCAAGACGCTTTTGGCCCGGGCCATCGCCGGCGAGGCCAAGGTGCCCTTCTTCTCCATTTCCGGTTCCGACTTCGTGGAAATGTTCGTGGGCGTGGGCGCGGCCCGGGTGCGCGACATGTTCGAGAACGCCAAGAAGAGCGCCCCCTGCATCATTTTCATTGACGAAATTGACGCCGTGGGCCGTCAGCGCGGCGCGGGCCTCGGCGGTGGCAACGACGAGCGGGAACAGACCCTGAACGCGCTTCTGGTGGAGATGGACGGTTTCGAGGGTTCGGTGGGCGTGATCGTCATCGCCGCCACCAACCGTCCGGACGTGCTGGACCCGGCGCTGCTGCGCCCGGGCCGGTTCGACCGGCAGATCGTGGTGGACTGGCCGGACGTCCGCGGGCGCGAGGGTATCCTCAAGGTGCACGCGCGCAACATCCCGCTCGAGAACGACGTGAAGCTGGAGGTGGTCGCCAAGGGCACGCCCGGAATGTCGGGCGCCGACCTGGCCAACCTGGTCAACGAGGCGGCCCTGCTGGCCGCGCGCCGGAACAAGAAGAAGGTTTCGATGCGCGACTTCGAGGACGCCAAGGACAAGGTGATGCTCGGCACCGAGCGCAAGAGCCTGGTGATGACCGAGAAGGAGAAGCTGGCCACCGCCTACCACGAGGCCGGCCACGCGCTGGTCACCTGGCTGCTGCCCGGCAGCACGCCGGTGCACAAGGTGACCGTCATCCCGCGCGGCCGCGCGCTGGGCGTGACCTCCTACCTGCCGAACGAAGAGCGCCACAACGAGTCGCGCGAGCAGCTCATCACCTACATCACGTCGGCGATGGGCGGGCGGGCCGCCGAGAAGATCGTCTACGACCAGCTCAACACCGGCGCCGCGCAGGACATCGAGCGCGCCACCAGCCTGGCGCGCAAGATGGTCTGCGAGTGGGGCATGAGCGAGAAGCTGGGCAGCCTCACCTTCGGCAAGAAGGACGAGATGGTCTTCCTGGGCCGCGAGATCGCCACCCACAAGGACTACTCCGACCGCACCGCCGAGCTGATTGACGAGGAGGTGCGCGGCATCGTGGACGGCTGCTACCAGCGCGCCCTGGAGCTCCTGAAGGCCAACCAGGACAAACTGCACCTGCTGGCGAAGAGCCTGGTGGAGCGCGAGATCCTGGACGGCGAGGAGATGGACCGCCTGCTCAAGGGCGAGACGCTGGGGCCGCCGAAGGGGGACGGGGACAAGCCGGGAGTGACGGAGGCCGGGGCCCCGGAGGGCGCCGAGGCGGATGCGGAGAAGCCGGGGGCGAATCCTCTGACCGGGAAGGGACCGAAGCAGCTGGATGCGTTTGCGTAG
- a CDS encoding DUF4397 domain-containing protein, protein MKRLLLILTLALFVAGCNDVPSARVRNRLPGKVNVSFQPTSGNTLNINDVAPGTVSGYIDVPEGMLRIHASTSGTNPDDVNHTFVKGNRYTVQVDTGATPSMTVIQD, encoded by the coding sequence ATGAAACGGCTGTTGCTGATTCTCACCCTTGCGCTGTTCGTGGCGGGGTGCAACGACGTCCCGAGCGCGCGGGTGCGCAACCGGCTCCCCGGCAAGGTCAATGTCTCGTTCCAGCCGACTTCGGGGAACACGCTCAACATCAATGACGTCGCTCCGGGCACGGTCTCCGGCTACATCGACGTGCCCGAAGGGATGCTGCGGATTCACGCATCCACCAGCGGCACCAACCCGGACGACGTGAACCACACCTTTGTGAAGGGCAACAGGTACACGGTGCAGGTGGATACCGGCGCGACGCCGTCGATGACAGTGATCCAGGACTAG